The following proteins are encoded in a genomic region of Arachis ipaensis cultivar K30076 chromosome B02, Araip1.1, whole genome shotgun sequence:
- the LOC107627504 gene encoding uric acid degradation bifunctional protein TTL-like, with translation MASASPFFSLQHALNMAFDVWCNKTNIHSWLIALNAHTNICEKSPFSHAFYTNAPSSAMYSSLDEIYASSVQYLQRFGFLYFATTSDWDGDSILLDLKTSVKNKPACEFEWARRKQFIIIE, from the exons ATGGCTTCCGCCTCTCCATTCTTCTCGTTGCAACACGCACTTAATATGGCCTTCGATGTTTGGTGTAATAAGACCAATATCCATTCTTGGCTGATAGCACTCAATGCTCACACCAATATCTGTGAAAAGTCTCCTTTCTCACATGCATTCTACACTAATGCCCCATCTTCTGCTATGTATTCTAGTCTAGAC GAGATATATGCATCAAGCGTGCAGTATTTGCAAAGGTTTGGGTTTCTATATTTTGCAACAACATCTGACTGGGATGGTGATTCTATATTATTAGATCTGAag ACGAGCGTAAAAAACAAGCCAGCTTGTGAGTTTGAATGGGCACGTCGAAAACAATTCATTATCATAGAGTGA